In Oncorhynchus gorbuscha isolate QuinsamMale2020 ecotype Even-year linkage group LG08, OgorEven_v1.0, whole genome shotgun sequence, one genomic interval encodes:
- the LOC124041521 gene encoding splicing factor 3A subunit 2-like yields the protein MDFQHRAGGKTGSGGVASSSESNRDRRERLRQLALETIDINKDPYFMKNHLGSYECKLCLTLHNNEGSYLAHTQGKKHQTNLARRAAKEAKEAPAQPAPEKVKVEVKKFVKIGRPGYKVTKQRDPESGQQSLLFQIDYPEIAEGIGPRHRFMSAYEQRIEPPDRRWQYLLLAAEPYETIAFKVPSREIDKGESRFWTHWNKDTKQFFLQFHFKMEKALAPPSGPVPPIGIKRPPPLMSGMGPRPPSEPMPPPLPGGMNMPPLPPGAPGPPQMHQHHQMQHSGPGMGMPPLMRPPLPSDSHEGMPHQNN from the exons ATGGATTTCCAACACAGAGCTGGGGGCAAGACTGGGAGTGGTGGGGTTGCGTCCTCCTCGGAGAGCAACCGGGACCGGCGAGAGCGGCTCCGCCAGCTGGCCCTGGAGACCATTGACATCAACAAGGACCCCTATTTCATGAAGAACCATCTGGGCTCTTATGAGTGTAAACTGTGTCTGACACTCCACAACAATGAG GGCAGCTACCTGGCCCATACACAGGGAAAGAAGCATCAAACAAATTT AGCGAGAAGAGCAGCCAAAGAAGCAAAAGAAGCTCCCGCACAACCAGCCCCCGAAAAGGTGAAGGTTGAGGTCAAGAAATTTGTGAAAATTGGTCGACCGGGGTACAAAG TAACAAAacagagagatccagagagcGGGCAACAGTCTTTACTTTTCCAG ATTGATTACCCAGAGATAGCAGAGGGCATAGGACCCAGGCATCGCTTCATGTCTGCATACGAGCAGCGCATCGAGCCCCCAGACCGTCGTTGGCAGTACCTTCTACTGGCTGCAGAGCCCTACGAGACGATCGCCTTCAAG GTGCCAAGCAGAGAGATTGATAAAGGCGAGAGTCGCTTCTGGACCCACTGGAACAAAGATACAAAACAG TTCTTCCTGCAGTTCCACTTCAAGATGGAGAAAGCCCTCGCCCCACCCAGCGGACCCGTACCCCCCATAGGTATAAAGCGCCCACCTCCCCTGATGAGTGGGATGGGGCCTCGACCCCCGAGTGAGCCCATGCCCCCTCCACTACCAGGGGGGATGAATATGCCCCCTTTACCCCCTGGCGCCCCCGGCCCTCCCCAGATGCACCAACACCATCAAATGCAGCACAGTGGCCCCGGAATGGGTATGCCACCCCTGATGAGACCCCCACTCCCCTCTGACAGCCATGAAGGTATGCCCCATCAAAACAACTGA